Proteins encoded within one genomic window of Anastrepha ludens isolate Willacy chromosome 4, idAnaLude1.1, whole genome shotgun sequence:
- the LOC128861988 gene encoding uncharacterized protein LOC128861988 encodes MHRSRTADALLEQIAIERELDAVIISEQYGRIAKGTLFEDEIATAALWVPSGSTVAVTQHQAGSTEQFSTKLDLIEDTVREIGDPFIVAGDFNAKAVEWGAPTTNTRGRHVLDMAARLGLVVANTGDATTFRRPGCEHTTPDITLETDSLAGVINGWEVLEEYNGSDHQYITFRISARTDNTPTPITKSARKWNMAKVNTEAFLAHFDANFMPHIRGDAGSFASDMMQRIAKSCDESAPRAGLRSRRRPVYWWTSEIAELRRTCFCNRRRYIRARRNREAEAEAADFRQFRKALKQAIIASKKAKWKELRRDLNSNP; translated from the coding sequence ATGCATAGAAGTCGTACAGCAGACGCTCTGCTCGAACAAATAGCTATCGAGAGGGAGCTAGATGCGGTCATCATCAGCGAGCAGTATGGACGGATAGCCAAGGGAACCTTGTTCGAAGATGAAATAGCAACCGCCGCACTCTGGGTACCAAGCGGTAGCACAGTCGCCGTCACACAGCACCAAGCCGGCAGTACTGAACAGTTTAGCACGAAACTGGATCTAATTGAGGATACGGTTCGCGAAATAGGTGACCCCTTCATCGTAGCCGGAGACTTCAACGCCAAGGCTGTCGAGTGGGGTGCCCCTACTACGAACACACGGGGAAGACATGTACTAGACATGGCTGCCAGACTGGGGCTTGTAGTGGCAAACACAGGAGACGCCACTACTTTTAGGAGACCAGGATGTGAACACACCACGCCGGATATCACCCTAGAGACTGATAGTCTGGCTGGGGTAATCAACGGGTGGGAAGTTCTGGAAGAATATAATGGAAGTGACCATCAGTATATCACATTCCGGATCAGTGCGAGAACTGACAATACCCCAACACCTATAACAAAGAGCGCTCGCAAATGGAACATGGCCAAAGTGAACACTGAAGCGTTTCTAGCCCACTTTGATGCAAATTTCATGCCGCACATAAGGGGTGACGCTGGCTCGTTTGCAAGCGACATGATGCAGCGCATTGCCAAAAGCTGTGACGAATCGGCACCCCGCGCGGGGTTACGCTCAAGAAGGCGACCTGTGTACTGGTGGACGTCAGAAATCGCAGAGCTCAGAAGAACCTGCTTCTGTAATAGACGAAGGTATATCAGAGCCAGACGAAACAGAGAAGCAGAGGCGGAAGCTGCTGATTTTAGACAATTCCGAAAAGCGCTGAAGCAAGCAATCATCGCCAGTAAGAAGGCAAAATGGAAAGAACTTCGAAGGGATCTAAATAGCAACCCGTAG